The DNA region GTTTTTGGTTTGATAACCGGCATAACACAACACATTATTGATGCTACCGCTTTTCATTTTCATATCATTATAAACCGGCAGACTTGTATAAAAATCGGCAAACCAGCTTTCCTTCTTTGCCGATTGCAGGATGCGGGCCAGCGTTAACGTAGTTACCCTGTCACCGGGCGAAAGGCCGCTACCGTCGTAAATATTCATGCTACGGGCATCTATCCCTTTGGCCGCCCAAAACTTTTGTACCTCATCCACACCATTTGCCGTTGTAGGCTTGCGGCCCTGTTTCCAGGCTATGGTTTTGAGTAACTGCTCAGCGTAAAGGTTAATACTTTTCTGGTTAAGCCAGTAAACTATTTTGCTTAAAGTTGGTGATGATATAGTTGCCAGATTTTTAGTAATTATGGGCAATGGCAGGTTTTTAGCGCTCAAAGTATTGGCTGACTCCGGCTCATTACCAATAATGATACCTAAACTCCTCAGCGTATCATTGAGCCGCAACGCAGCATCATAAGCAGCATCGGGGACAGCGGCCGAAATACTTTTTTTTTCCTGATCAACAGCATAAGTTCCGCGCAGATATATTACTTTACTGCCAACCGGTAAAAAAGCATAAGCATTATCGCCTGAGCCGGCAGAACCATTTGTCAACTCGCTTTTAAATGCAAGGTATGGCATCAGCGGAACAGTACGTGATATGCCAACCGGGCTACCAACCGCACCCGTACGCAGCTTTATATCAAACTGATTTTCGCGCCAGCAAAGACCCGATGTACCGGCTCCGTAATAGTTGCCGATATCCTGCCAGATCCAGCCTTCGGGAATGGATTGGGTACCGAAAATGCTGTCATCGCCAATGATGCGGCCGTTAACTTTTTTGATCCCGGCCTTTTGCAGGGCATCCGCCATAAGGGCTATTACATGCCCCTCTTTGGTTTGCTCATAACGCCAGCTGCCCAGGGTTGGGTCGCCGGCTCCTTTAATGATAATATCGCCGGTAAGCGTGCCGTCGGCACCAATCTCACCGGTATAACCCAATTGCGTTTGATATTGAAAATCGGGCCCTAAAATATTAAAGGCCGTAATACTGGTAATGGTTTTAAGCGTTGAAGCGGTAGCCAAACCCATGTTAGGGTTACCACCAAACACCTGCTCCCCGGTTTTGGCATCAAGCACAGTTAACGATACCGAAGCATAATTGCACTGGCTATCGGTCTGTAAACGGCCAAAAGCATTTGATATTTTTTGCTGAAGCGTTTGCGCCGCAACAGATCCTCCTATAAATAAAAAACTAATTACCAGTAAGCGCCTCATCCTGTTTTTTAACGTTCCGTTGCGAAATATAATATATGGGCACACCAATCAATACAATAATTAAGCCAGGCCAGGTAAACTGCGGTTTGTAAATGATCAACAATACACAAAATATCAGTCCCATAATAATGTATATGGCAGGCAAAATTGGGTATCCCAGTGCTTTATAAGGGCGCTCAGCATTTGGATGTTTTCTCCGCAGGATATAAATGCCGAAGATGGTAAGAACATAAAAAATAACCACTACAAAGGATATCATATCCAACAAATCACCGTAACGGCCGCTTAGGCAAAGTATCGAAGCTACCACGGCCTGGATCCATAAACCAAACTCGGGTACGCCAGATTTATTTAATTCACCTGTTTGTTTAAAGAATAACCCGTCTTTTGCCATAGTGTAATAAACCCTTGCACCCGAAAGTATCAGGCCGTTATTGCAGCCAAAAGTTGATATCATGATCATTATTGCAATGATATAAGTACCGAGGTTGCCGAATATCACGTGTGATGCAGCTACCGCAACGCGGTCTTTTTCGGCCGTCGCTATATCATGCATGGAAAGCACACCAGTATAAGCCACATTAGCCGATACATAAATAATGGTGACGATCAAAGTACCCAGACCAAGGCTTAAGGCAACATCCCTTTTGGGGTTTTTCATTTCACCTGCTATAAAGGTTACGCTATTCCAGGCATCACTACTGAATATCGAACCTACCATCGAAGCTGCAATAGCCCCCATGGCAGCAGCAAGGGTAAGGCTAACAGTTGTATTATCCGCTTTAAGGTTATGAATATCCCAGGCGTTACTCCAGTTGGCATGCCATATTTCGGGCTTTAGTGCTACAAAACCAAATATGATCAAACCAAACAAACTTAAAAGCTTGGTAAGTGTGAATGTGGTTTGGATAAGTTTGCCACTTTTTACTCCTTTGGTATTGATATAAGTAAGTAATACAATGATGAAAATCGACATCAACTGGGCTGCACTGATCTTTAAGAAACCGAGTTGAAAAAGAATGTTCTCCTCGCTAAGTGGGTGTATCAAATACGCAGCAAACTTACTAAAAGCAACACCTACCGCGGCAATAGTACCTGTTTGGATCACCGCGAAAAAGCTCCAGCCATATAAAAAAGCGATAAGCTTATTATAAGCCTCCTTTAAATATACATATTGCCCGCCGGCTTTGGGAAACATCCCGCTTAATTCGCCATAACTTAGGGCCGCGGTAAGGGTCATGAAACCGGTGATAACCCAGATAGCTATCAGCCAGCCGGCAGAGCCAACATTACGGGTAATATCGGCACTAACAATAAAAATACCTGAGCCTATCATGGAACCCGATACCAGCATGGTACCGTCCAGCAAGCTCAGCTCATGTTTCATTTTGGGTTGCGATGAGTTTTTCGCCATATATTATTTTAGGGTTTAAATCTCTAAACTATTCAAAAAACTTTAATATTAACGATCACTATAGTAAATAAATAAAATTACTATTTTGCAATCACCAATTGTTATTAAACACTGTTAAAACCAAGCAGTACTACTTTATTAAACCAAATTTGTGATATGGATTTTCTGAACAATTATTTAATTTATTTAATTCCTGTTTTGGGGCTTATCGGGATTCTTGTTATGGCTATTAAGGCCGCCTGGGTTACCAAACAAAACGCCGGTGACGGCGACATGGCCACACTTGCCGGTTACATTGCCGATGGAGCTATGGCCTTTTTACGTGCCGAATGGAAAATATTAGGCGGCTTTGTTGCCGTTGCAGGTATTTTGCTGGCCTGGTCGGGCACTACGGTTGCCACTTCAAGCTGGGTTATTGCCATATCATTTGTGATAGGCGCATTCCTATCTGCCTTTGCAGGTTACCTGGGGATGCGTATTGCTACCAAAGCTAATGTACGTACTACACAGGCTGCACGCACCAGTTTGGCACAAGCTTTAAAAGTATCGTTTACCGGCGGAACCGTAATGGGCCTGGGTGTGGCCGGTTTGGCTATTATTGGTTTAGGATCGCTTTTTATTGTTTTTTATCAGTTTTATGTTGTTAAAATAGCAGGCAGTAGTGTTAACGGCGAAGCCATGGCAAAAGCGCTTGACGTTTTAGCCGGTTTTTCATTAGGTGCAGAATCCATAGCGTTGTTTGCCCGCGTTGGCGGCGGTATTTACACCAAAGCGGCCGATGTAGGTGCCGACCTGGTAGGTAAAGTTGAAGCCGGCATTCCTGAAGACGATGTGCGTAACCCGGCCACCATTGCCGATAACGTAGGGGATA from Mucilaginibacter sp. SJ includes:
- a CDS encoding APC family permease, whose translation is MAKNSSQPKMKHELSLLDGTMLVSGSMIGSGIFIVSADITRNVGSAGWLIAIWVITGFMTLTAALSYGELSGMFPKAGGQYVYLKEAYNKLIAFLYGWSFFAVIQTGTIAAVGVAFSKFAAYLIHPLSEENILFQLGFLKISAAQLMSIFIIVLLTYINTKGVKSGKLIQTTFTLTKLLSLFGLIIFGFVALKPEIWHANWSNAWDIHNLKADNTTVSLTLAAAMGAIAASMVGSIFSSDAWNSVTFIAGEMKNPKRDVALSLGLGTLIVTIIYVSANVAYTGVLSMHDIATAEKDRVAVAASHVIFGNLGTYIIAIMIMISTFGCNNGLILSGARVYYTMAKDGLFFKQTGELNKSGVPEFGLWIQAVVASILCLSGRYGDLLDMISFVVVIFYVLTIFGIYILRRKHPNAERPYKALGYPILPAIYIIMGLIFCVLLIIYKPQFTWPGLIIVLIGVPIYYISQRNVKKQDEALTGN
- the dacB gene encoding D-alanyl-D-alanine carboxypeptidase/D-alanyl-D-alanine endopeptidase encodes the protein MRRLLVISFLFIGGSVAAQTLQQKISNAFGRLQTDSQCNYASVSLTVLDAKTGEQVFGGNPNMGLATASTLKTITSITAFNILGPDFQYQTQLGYTGEIGADGTLTGDIIIKGAGDPTLGSWRYEQTKEGHVIALMADALQKAGIKKVNGRIIGDDSIFGTQSIPEGWIWQDIGNYYGAGTSGLCWRENQFDIKLRTGAVGSPVGISRTVPLMPYLAFKSELTNGSAGSGDNAYAFLPVGSKVIYLRGTYAVDQEKKSISAAVPDAAYDAALRLNDTLRSLGIIIGNEPESANTLSAKNLPLPIITKNLATISSPTLSKIVYWLNQKSINLYAEQLLKTIAWKQGRKPTTANGVDEVQKFWAAKGIDARSMNIYDGSGLSPGDRVTTLTLARILQSAKKESWFADFYTSLPVYNDMKMKSGSINNVLCYAGYQTKNGRELCFSIMVNNFSGPSRSIKEKMFRVLDELK